A part of Rhinoderma darwinii isolate aRhiDar2 chromosome 1, aRhiDar2.hap1, whole genome shotgun sequence genomic DNA contains:
- the RASL11B gene encoding ras-like protein family member 11B, which translates to MRLIQNMCTISECPPATSAEFAGTSNGPGGSSRVIKIAVVGASGVGKTALVVRFLTKRFIGDYERNAGNLYSRQVQIDGMTLAIQVQDTPGVQLHEQRLECNEQLNRSIRWADAVVIVFSITDCKSYELLNHLHQHVRQLHPDNRVPIVMVANKADLLHHKQVEPQHGLQLANMLGCTFYEVSVSENYIDVYNAFQVLCKEISKHQTTSTPEKRKNSLIPRPKSPNMQDLKRRFKQVLSAKVRTATSV; encoded by the exons ATGCGCCTCATCCAGAACATGTGCACCATCAGTGAATGCCCCCCTGCCACCAGCGCTGAGTTTGCGGGCACCAGCAATGGTCCGGGGGGCAGCAGCAGGGTAATCAAAATCGCTGTGGTAGGAGCTAGTGGAGTTGGCAAGACAG CTCTGGTTGTCCGATTTCTCACCAAACGTTTTATTGGCGACTATGAAAGGAACGCAG GAAACCTGTACAGCAGACAAGTCCAGATAGATGGAATGACTTTGGCTATCCAGGTGCAGGACACTCCAGGTGTGCAG cTGCATGAGCAGAGACTGGAGTGCAATGAGCAGTTGAACAGATCTATCAGATGGGCAGATGCCGTTGTCATCGTCTTCTCCATCACCGACTGTAAGAGCTACGAGCTTCTCAACCACCTCCACCAGCACGTGCGCCAGCTGCACCCCGACAACCGAGTTCCCATAGTCATGGTCGCCAACAAAGCGGACCTTCTGCACCACAAGCAGGTTGAACCACAGCACGGCCTTCAGCTGGCCAACATGCTGGGCTGCACTTTCTATGAAGTCAGCGTCAGTGAGAATTATATAGACGTCTACAATGCATTTCAAGTACTTTGTAAAGAGATCAGCAAACATCAAACCACCAGCACACCCGAGAAAAGGAAAAATTCTCTCATCCCTCGGCCCAAATCTCCAAACATGCAGGACTTGAAGAGACGCTTTAAGCAGGTCCTGTCCGCAAAAGTGAGGACCGCTACCTCTGTTTGA